A single region of the Salvia miltiorrhiza cultivar Shanhuang (shh) chromosome 8, IMPLAD_Smil_shh, whole genome shotgun sequence genome encodes:
- the LOC130997009 gene encoding uncharacterized protein LOC130997009, with protein MARFQVAPTFIAQSVVEFYPACKDLFLHVKSQGRDIKKLENRLSELIALMASIMSRKDEIERCLRNSVLSKKTKEFEMLETIIADIDGKCTKFINKYTKITRRRLCSSADARSIIQELENLRSRVLTFNFLKLAKLSRDVAKMAAQACVVLERLNPEHMICKRLELNQEKFDVDGDDLAFYNAYVDEVLKHLCENGSKVGILGGSSTGKTIVLRKLFNRLIELKSSFSGSDEGLELDFIIWLEYPQEVEGEAEVVEKLQNEIMGQLSLDHEAKMSVHMNGDRISAFLCHKKYILLLDKVLRNVDFGRVGLREHHEYKKLVVSSSDRNVTSLLVESVFEI; from the coding sequence ATGGCACGTTTCCAAGTCGCCCCAACATTCATAGCCCAATCCGTGGTTGAATTCTACCCTGCATGCAAGGATTTGTTCTTGCACGTTAAATCTCAAGGAAGAGACATCAAGAAATTGGAAAACAGATTAAGTGAGCTCATAGCTCTCATGGCGTCGATAATGTCGAGGAAAGACGAAATCGAGCGATGTCTGAGAAATTCAGTCCTCTCAAAGAAGACCAAAGAGTTCGAAATGCTCGAGACAATCATCGCGGATATCGATGGCAAGTGCACCAAGTTCATCAACAAGTACACGAAGATcacccgccgccgcctctgctcATCAGCAGACGCGCGCAGCATAATTCAAGAGCTCGAGAATTTGAGGTCGAGAGTGTTGAcgttcaatttcttgaagcttGCAAAGCTTAGTAGAGATGTTGCCAAGATGGCTGCACAAGCTTGTGTGGTTTTGGAGAGGTTGAATCCGGAGCACATGATTTGCAAGAGATTGGAGTTGAATCAAGAGAAGTTTGATGTTGATGGTGATGATCTTGCATTTTACAATGCATATGTTGATGAGGTTTTGAAGCATCTATGTGAAAATGGGAGCAAAGTTGGGATCTTGGGAGGATCATCAACGGGGAAAACAATTGTGTTGAGGAAGTTGTTTAATCGACTTATTGAACTTAAGTCGTCGTTTTCGGGCTCCGATGAGGGTTTGGAGTTGGATTTTATTATCTGGTTGGAGTATCCGCAAGAGGTCGAGGGAGAGGCAGAGGTCGTCGAGAAGCTACAAAATGAGATCATGGGGCAACTGAGTCTAGATCACGAGGCTAAGATGAGTGTGCACATGAATGGGGATCGAATTTCCGCGTTTCTTTGTCACAAGAAATATATTTTACTCTTGGATAAGGTATTGAGAAATGTCGATTTTGGTAGGGTCGGGTTGCGAGAGCACCACGAGTATAAAAAACTCGTGGTGTCTTCTAGTGACAGGAATGTCACGAGTTTGTTGGTTGAGTCTGTGTTTGAAATTTGA
- the LOC130997010 gene encoding probable disease resistance protein At4g27220 has product MISPTSERSGGGSGGGGGETREAVESPHVHDAVTSQVQEYENKWDAPKVPGVVTSQIQEYENKSKEPKFEKMITNPPEVSKHQQDQSVDDIGFARVGESELGMTFKFVQSMSESEGLNIRLQTQSMSSRQTQETALNLGTAMDNYRLFSATGEVAVELDKNGVIVNRNGSKPPREMPTAEEWGEARVVNLIERKNMLLNDETQNCPNLLILFLQRNSRLTRIPPSFFDEMPRLNFLDLSYTRIKALPGSLFKLQNLQILLLRSCVCLDTLPAEVGNLTNLEVLDLLGTDLPNLPKEVGGLTKLRHLQMSFHQPDSGSSESELVSISELQALQGLSISVHPKDQHWARIVGDVIEQVVKLKKLSYLQFYFPSVEALVRFSRASLPLRRFSFVVGQNIKRIISRVPEEVETEYEKYDQCLRLVNSGNKAPGLIKGILESVTAFYLDHQVEIQSLSELGVSSFVGLKFCVLRECPNMQVVIIGEKRDASFFPKLEYLGLHYLWKLEKIWGDDPTPGSYGALKYLRISTCGKLEYVASHSVLRCLSNLETFIVEDCQSLKSIVKEDATVQGAAAALLPRLKTMLLRHLPELVALGRGLFHAKEVIKIQCCPKFIMSEGPSRIRELKKKILSFSVMDISPSPRLPTEAFMVPVSVRIGSESRIHGPNNIYGVETGSDDRSHSSRFTVPNRLRRYIGLKLI; this is encoded by the coding sequence ATGATTAGCCCCACTTCAGAAAGGtccggcggcggcagcggcggcggcggtggtgaaACTCGTGAGGCTGTCGAATCTCCTCACGTGCATGATGCTGTGACTTCACAAGTCCAAGAATATGAGAACAAATGGGATGCACCAAAAGTGCCCGGTGTTGTGACTTCACAAATCCAAGAATATGAGAACAAATCGAAAGaaccaaaatttgaaaagaTGATAACAAATCCACCAGAGGTGAGCAAACACCAGCAAGATCAAAGTGTTGATGATATTGGCTTTGCACGTGTGGGCGAATCCGAATTAGGCATGACCTTTAAGTTCGTACAAAGCATGTCCGAGTCCGAGGGCCTAAATATCAGACTGCAGACGCAAAGCATGTCGTCCAGACAAACGCAAGAGACGGCGTTAAATTTGGGCACTGCCATGGACAACTACCGCTTGTTCTCCGCTACGGGAGAGGTGGCGGTGGAGTTGGATAAAAATGGTGTAATTGTGAACAGAAACGGTTCGAAGCCGCCGAGAGAGATGCCGACAGCCGAAGAATGGGGCGAAGCTCGTGTCGTGAATCTGATTGAGAGAAAAAACATGTTGCTAAACGATGAGACACAAAATTGCCCTAATCTTTTGATTTTGTTCCTACAAAGAAACAGCCGATTAACTCGTATCCCTCCCTCGTTTTTCGACGAAATGCCCCGTCTCAATTTCCTCGACCTATCATATACCAGAATCAAGGCCTTGCCTGGTTCGCTCTTCAAGCTCCAAAACCTCCAAATTCTCCTGCTCCGGAGCTGCGTCTGCCTCGACACCCTCCCCGCCGAGGTTGGGAATCTCACGAACCTAGAAGTGCTCGATCTTTTAGGAACGGATCTCCCGAACCTCCCCAAAGAGGTTGGCGGATTAACAAAACTACGCCACTTGCAGATGTCGTTTCATCAGCCCGATTCCGGTAGCTCTGAATCGGAGTTGGTTTCGATATCTGAGCTGCAGGCTCTGCAAGGGCTGAGCATATCCGTGCACCCAAAGGATCAGCATTGGGCGAGAATCGTCGGGGACGTGATCGAGCAAGTTGTGAAGCTGAAGAAGCTGAGCTATCTCCAGTTCTACTTCCCGAGCGTGGAGGCGCTCGTGCGATTCAGCCGAGCGAGCCTTCCGTTGAGGCGATTCAGCTTCGTCGTCGGCCAAAACATTAAACGGATCATATCTCGTGTTCCTGAGGAGGTTGAGACCGAGTACGAAAAGTATGATCAGTGCTTGAGATTGGTGAACAGTGGCAACAAAGCACCTGGATTGATCAAGGGGATTCTCGAATCCGTCACGGCTTTTTACTTGGACCATCAAGTGGAGATCCAGAGCTTGTCGGAATTAGGCGTTTCTAGCTTCGTGGGGCTCAAGTTCTGCGTGTTGAGAGAGTGCCCTAATATGCAGGTCGTGATCATCGGAGAGAAGAGAGATGCGAGTTTTTTCCCAAAACTCGAGTATTTGGGGTTGCATTATCTGTGGAAGCTGGAGAAGATCTGGGGGGATGATCCGACGCCAGGAAGCTATGGAGCGCTTAAATATCTGAGGATAAGCACGTGCGGGAAGCTTGAATACGTTGCGTCTCATTCTGTGCTTCGGTGTCTCTCTAATTTGGAGACGTTCATCGTTGAAGACTGTCAATCGCTTAAATCCATTGTTAAAGAGGATGCGACGGTGCAgggtgccgccgccgccttgcTTCCTCGATTGAAGACGATGCTGCTTCGCCACTTGCCCGAGTTGGTAGCTCTCGGAAGAGGCTTGTTTCATGCGAAAGAGGTCATCAAAATTCAGTGTTGTCCCAAATTCATCATGAGCGAAGGCCCCAGCAGGATTAGGGAGTTGAAGAagaaaattttgagtttttcagTTATGGATATTTCGCCATCTCCGCGTCTGCCCACCGAGGCGTTCATGGTTCCAGTTTCGGTTCGAATCGGTTCGGAATCGCGGATTCACGGTCCCAACAATATATATGGAGTTGAAACCGGCTCGGATGACAGGTCACATAGTTCACGGTTCACGGTTCCAAACCGATTGAGACGGTATATTGgcttgaaattaatttga
- the LOC130999777 gene encoding uncharacterized protein LOC130999777, whose amino-acid sequence MIIDYQEASDDPTEEGEDEMIYDRPTPDIIRNPSTRLEEKYEVEESCLEGKKMEHEHPGTSAGASSTEVELQKENVAAIPMDLLHQMQKVSIMRRVSQALSIISRKVTTKGGALHL is encoded by the exons ATGATAATAGATTATCAAGAAGCAAGCGATGATCCCACAGAGGAAGGTGAAGATGAGATGATATATGATAGACCGACTCCTGACATCATTCGGAATCCGAGTACAAGGTTGGAGGAGAAATACGAGGTTGAAGAATCGTGTTTAGAAGGTAAGAAGATGGAGCATGAACACCCGGGAACTTCTGCCGGTGCAAGCTCGACAGAAGTCGAGTTGCAGAAGGAAAATGTTGCCGCCATTCCCATGGACCTACTTCATCAAATGCAGAAAGTAAGCATCATGAGGAGAGTTTCTCAAGCCCTATCTATAATTAGTAGAAAAGTGACAACAAAG GGTGGTGCTCTCCACTTGTGA